In a genomic window of Dyadobacter fermentans DSM 18053:
- a CDS encoding response regulator transcription factor yields the protein MDVFIIDDHPIVLQGLKNLLESREGIRVTGIFDQADSALAALDSHIPEVMLMDINLPDISGVTLCQQVKQAHPEIRVVALSIHNERSVIMSMLQSGASGYVLKNAIGDDIVAALQAAMEGQIYLCAETQKALNEAPGTEPKEIPRLTRREKEILELIGQGYTTQQIAAELFISTHTVESHRKNLKEKFGVPNTATVVRMAAELGLMR from the coding sequence ATGGACGTATTCATCATCGACGACCACCCTATTGTATTGCAAGGACTCAAAAACCTGCTCGAATCGCGGGAAGGCATACGCGTCACCGGCATTTTCGACCAGGCCGATAGCGCATTGGCCGCCCTGGACAGCCATATCCCGGAGGTGATGCTGATGGACATCAACCTGCCCGACATCAGCGGCGTGACCTTGTGCCAGCAGGTGAAGCAGGCCCATCCCGAAATCCGGGTTGTGGCGCTCAGCATCCACAACGAACGCAGCGTGATCATGAGCATGCTGCAAAGCGGCGCGAGCGGTTATGTGCTCAAAAATGCAATCGGCGACGACATTGTGGCCGCATTGCAGGCGGCGATGGAAGGCCAGATATACCTTTGCGCCGAAACCCAGAAAGCCCTGAACGAAGCCCCCGGCACCGAACCGAAGGAAATCCCCCGCCTCACGCGCCGCGAGAAAGAAATCCTCGAACTGATCGGCCAGGGCTACACCACGCAGCAAATCGCCGCCGAGCTTTTTATCAGTACCCACACCGTGGAAAGCCACCGCAAAAACCTGAAAGAGAAATTCGGGGTGCCCAACACGGCCACCGTGGTACGGATGGCGGCCGAGCTGGGGCTGATGCGCTAG
- a CDS encoding FAD-dependent oxidoreductase → MKYLIYSIALLATFVQPCFAQKKKELAADVIIYGGTSAAITAAVQVVKSGKTVLVVSPDKHLGGLSSAGLGFTDTGDKSVIGGLAREFYHRLYLHYDKSEAWKWQKKEDYGNKGQGTPAMDGAERTMWIFEPHAAEQVFEDFVKENNIRVFRDEWLDRKSGVVKKDGRIVSMKTLSGKTFNGKMFIDATYEGDLMAAAGVKYHVGRESNSVYNEKWNGVQAGVYHHKHYFQKNISPYKIEGDPKSGLLPYISDEPIAPNGSGDSKIQAYCFRMCLSANPDNRIPFEKPKGYDPAKYELLARVYKAGWTETFDKYDPIPNKKTDTNNHGPFSTDFIGGNYDYPEATYERRKEIVKAHELYQKGLMYFLTHDPRVPADVREQMSQWGLPKDEFKDNGGWPHQIYVREARRMIGQSVMNENHTLGLEPVSQPVGMGSYALDAHNAQRYVTAEGFVQNEGDIGVHPKKPYSIAYTSIIPKKDECHNLLVPVCLSSSHIAYGSIRMEPVFMILGQSAASAAVQAIDNQAAVQDVDYERLRVQLLKDKQKLDLSN, encoded by the coding sequence ATGAAGTATTTGATTTATAGCATAGCCCTCCTCGCCACTTTTGTGCAGCCATGTTTTGCACAAAAAAAGAAAGAACTGGCGGCGGATGTGATTATTTATGGAGGCACTTCCGCGGCGATTACGGCGGCGGTACAGGTCGTTAAATCGGGCAAAACGGTGCTGGTCGTTTCCCCCGACAAGCATTTGGGCGGACTTTCGTCGGCCGGGCTCGGCTTCACCGATACCGGCGACAAATCAGTGATCGGCGGGCTGGCGCGGGAGTTTTACCACCGGCTTTACCTGCATTACGACAAATCCGAAGCCTGGAAATGGCAGAAAAAAGAGGATTATGGCAACAAAGGCCAGGGAACGCCGGCGATGGACGGCGCAGAACGCACGATGTGGATCTTCGAACCGCACGCCGCCGAGCAGGTTTTTGAAGATTTTGTCAAAGAAAATAACATCCGGGTGTTCCGCGACGAGTGGCTCGACCGCAAAAGCGGCGTGGTCAAAAAGGATGGACGGATCGTTTCCATGAAAACGCTTTCAGGCAAGACATTCAACGGTAAAATGTTCATCGACGCCACCTATGAAGGCGATTTAATGGCCGCCGCGGGCGTAAAATATCACGTGGGAAGGGAGTCTAACAGTGTTTACAATGAAAAATGGAACGGTGTGCAGGCCGGTGTTTACCACCACAAGCATTATTTCCAGAAAAACATCAGCCCCTACAAGATTGAGGGCGATCCCAAAAGCGGCCTGTTGCCTTACATCAGCGACGAGCCCATCGCGCCGAACGGATCGGGTGACAGCAAAATACAGGCCTACTGCTTCCGCATGTGCCTTTCCGCAAATCCCGATAACCGCATTCCATTCGAAAAACCGAAAGGCTACGATCCTGCAAAGTATGAATTGCTGGCCCGCGTGTACAAAGCCGGCTGGACGGAGACATTCGACAAATATGACCCGATCCCGAACAAAAAGACCGATACGAACAACCACGGCCCGTTCAGCACGGATTTTATCGGCGGAAACTACGACTACCCCGAAGCCACCTACGAGCGCCGCAAGGAGATCGTTAAAGCGCATGAATTGTACCAGAAAGGCCTGATGTACTTTCTCACCCACGACCCCCGCGTGCCGGCGGACGTGCGCGAGCAAATGAGCCAGTGGGGATTGCCGAAGGACGAATTTAAAGACAATGGCGGCTGGCCGCACCAGATTTACGTGCGCGAAGCGCGCCGGATGATCGGCCAGAGCGTGATGAATGAGAACCATACCCTCGGCCTCGAACCGGTGAGTCAGCCCGTAGGAATGGGGTCGTACGCGCTGGACGCGCACAATGCGCAGCGCTACGTGACGGCGGAAGGTTTCGTACAGAACGAGGGTGACATTGGTGTGCATCCAAAAAAGCCGTATAGCATTGCCTACACCTCCATTATCCCCAAAAAAGACGAATGCCATAACCTGCTCGTACCGGTGTGCCTTTCGAGCTCGCACATCGCCTACGGATCGATCCGCATGGAGCCGGTATTCATGATTCTGGGCCAAAGCGCTGCGTCTGCCGCCGTGCAGGCGATTGATAATCAGGCGGCTGTCCAGGACGTGGATTACGAGCGGCTGCGGGTGCAGCTGCTGAAAGACAAGCAGAAACTGGATTTGTCGAACTAG
- a CDS encoding PKD domain-containing protein yields MNPKQKALIPTLRLNSLLVGFLLMAGMPAIAETIHRKARATLTPVEMNKEDTLKFTLANGKVRTMVLKEISSDIIITNLGKLRADQPGGATLYHFTCQVLVDGHFMKMERYVGSQESFFEPYVINGMRVWFDGVNTIGQIIKDEHGGKSSESVPKKHARFAVTDMTMRIAPSRLYPMFPMTENQLRISDSYNGDDCWMGAYDGFELHGGLDLNKPAGTPHFTPFPIDDHYFVFSLDKGDNNNRWRGIHTWENGDRWSIQNHHMLNLRVPEHTPIKAGAYYSDGSGVHVGDHNHSHFVFRVKTKESDTEILLDPWILFWQTFEDNRERAGETKAIAAPSSPGKTGQQLAFNGEKSRNAYRGSGRELLYYWTFGDGGISIDKNPKHVFTKPGIYPVTLLVDDGVSRSSITQHITIDGEGQKPSANASLALASDDDPSFRIRPAHIMDVYATGRALIPNTMHFLARETRPQPEAKTVMLVNAGDGTLGKINVPKVEYLQGKDWLSLQSEGQGNDQKIQVSVNGSGLLPGVYAARVRVEAPGSLNAVQSFTVNLTIPTYPPAHNETGNLKREIVDNADARESRFYCTPYFWVGPQFKRWKEKGFRDMYLTNGSRAAAGEFARFRPDLAAGTYEVAFSEQTPFDPQRRATVGEKKHPVDGRLNAVPRFKVRVHSKNGTEEIWVKPTESLSIGKFEFWEGMDGYVDILSEGSEGQVLVDAIIFRKAAQ; encoded by the coding sequence GGTCGGGTTTCTGCTGATGGCCGGTATGCCGGCCATCGCAGAAACCATCCATCGCAAGGCCAGGGCCACGCTCACGCCCGTCGAAATGAACAAGGAGGATACCTTGAAATTCACGCTCGCGAACGGCAAGGTCAGAACGATGGTGTTGAAGGAAATTTCCTCCGATATCATCATCACTAACCTCGGCAAGCTCCGGGCGGACCAGCCCGGCGGCGCTACGCTCTACCATTTCACCTGCCAGGTGCTGGTAGACGGCCATTTTATGAAAATGGAACGCTACGTCGGGTCGCAGGAAAGCTTTTTCGAGCCGTACGTCATCAATGGCATGCGGGTGTGGTTCGATGGCGTGAATACGATCGGGCAGATCATCAAGGACGAACACGGCGGCAAAAGCAGCGAGTCGGTCCCGAAAAAGCACGCCCGGTTTGCGGTGACGGACATGACCATGCGGATCGCGCCTTCGCGCTTGTACCCCATGTTCCCCATGACCGAAAACCAGCTACGCATTTCGGACAGCTACAATGGCGACGATTGCTGGATGGGTGCTTACGATGGATTTGAGCTGCACGGCGGCCTCGACCTGAACAAGCCGGCCGGGACGCCGCATTTCACGCCGTTCCCGATCGACGACCATTATTTTGTTTTCAGTCTCGATAAGGGCGATAACAACAACCGCTGGCGGGGCATTCACACCTGGGAAAACGGCGACCGGTGGAGCATTCAAAACCACCACATGCTAAATCTCCGCGTGCCGGAACATACGCCTATCAAGGCAGGTGCATATTATTCCGACGGCTCCGGGGTGCACGTGGGCGATCACAATCATTCGCATTTTGTATTCCGGGTCAAAACAAAGGAGAGCGACACGGAGATTTTGCTTGACCCGTGGATACTCTTCTGGCAGACATTCGAAGATAACCGCGAACGCGCCGGGGAGACGAAGGCAATCGCCGCGCCGTCCAGCCCGGGCAAAACGGGCCAGCAGCTGGCATTCAACGGAGAAAAGTCGCGGAATGCGTACCGAGGCTCCGGCCGCGAGCTGCTTTATTACTGGACGTTCGGCGACGGCGGCATTTCCATCGACAAGAACCCGAAACACGTTTTTACCAAACCGGGCATTTACCCGGTAACGCTCCTGGTGGACGATGGCGTGTCGCGGAGCAGCATCACGCAGCATATCACGATCGACGGCGAGGGCCAGAAACCTTCGGCAAACGCTTCGCTCGCATTGGCCTCCGACGACGACCCGTCATTCCGCATCCGGCCCGCGCATATCATGGACGTGTATGCAACCGGGCGAGCGCTCATTCCGAATACCATGCATTTCCTTGCCCGCGAAACCAGGCCGCAGCCCGAGGCGAAAACGGTGATGCTGGTTAATGCAGGTGATGGTACTTTGGGTAAAATCAATGTGCCGAAGGTGGAATACCTGCAAGGAAAAGACTGGCTGAGCTTGCAATCGGAAGGGCAGGGGAATGATCAGAAAATACAAGTGTCGGTTAACGGAAGTGGGCTGCTTCCCGGCGTGTATGCTGCGCGCGTGCGGGTGGAGGCGCCGGGCAGCCTGAATGCGGTGCAGTCCTTCACCGTAAACCTCACAATCCCCACTTACCCGCCGGCACACAACGAAACCGGCAACCTGAAACGCGAGATCGTGGACAATGCGGATGCGCGCGAAAGCCGGTTTTACTGCACGCCCTATTTCTGGGTGGGGCCGCAGTTTAAGCGATGGAAAGAAAAAGGCTTCCGGGATATGTACCTCACCAATGGCAGCCGGGCCGCGGCAGGGGAGTTTGCCCGCTTCCGGCCGGACCTCGCGGCGGGTACCTACGAGGTGGCTTTTTCGGAACAAACACCTTTCGACCCGCAACGCCGGGCAACGGTGGGCGAAAAGAAACACCCGGTCGACGGCCGGTTGAATGCTGTGCCGCGGTTTAAAGTGCGGGTCCATTCCAAAAATGGGACCGAGGAAATATGGGTGAAACCTACCGAATCGCTCTCCATCGGCAAGTTCGAGTTTTGGGAAGGAATGGACGGCTATGTCGACATCCTGAGTGAAGGTTCGGAGGGACAGGTGCTGGTAGACGCGATCATTTTCCGGAAAGCAGCGCAATAA